A portion of the Bombina bombina isolate aBomBom1 chromosome 9, aBomBom1.pri, whole genome shotgun sequence genome contains these proteins:
- the C3AR1 gene encoding C3a anaphylatoxin chemotactic receptor — protein sequence MLSALNVSDIGQDSTLVGHYSPEQIVTMIILAVTFIFGVPGNSLVIWVTSVKMRRTVNTVWFWNLAVADLICCLSLPFSISVEVLHDVWPYGSILCKLLPSIVILNMFASVFTLVTISVDRCLVVVKPVWSQNNRTVQKAWLACVCIWLLSFLMCLPVFLYRETLLIDETTHCVYNYDGEINLNYSYNIRGTFETYIYNDINRIEASTSTNAIITVTVTRAILGFFLPFLIITACYLCLAWKLQNSRFGKVGSKTRKVATGIVIAFCVSWAPYHIVGIGMLFLESPTLTALDHLSQGLAYANCCVNPILYVFMGKDFKNKLQKSFHVLMESVFSEEVTRTTGHDKSEKSRKNSITV from the exons GTCACCATGATCATATTAGCTGTTACATTTATTTTCGGTGTGCCAGGAAACAGCTTGGTGATATGGGTTACAAGCGTGAAAATGAGAAGGACGGTGAACACGGTCTGGTTTTGGAACCTTGCTGTAGCTGACCTGATTTGCTGCCTGTCTCTTCCTTTCTCCATTTCTGTTGAGGTCCTTCATGACGTATGGCCATATGGCTCCATCCTCTGCAAGCTGCTACCATCCATTGTTATCCTCAACATGTTCGCTAGCGTTTTCACCCTTGTAACCATCAGTGTGGACCGATGTCTTGTTGTGGTTAAGCCGGTTTGGTCACAGAATAATCGCACTGTACAAAAAGCTTGGCTTGCATGTGTTTGTATCTGGCTACTCTCTTTTCTGATGTGTCTTCCTGTATTCCTCTATCGGGAAACGTTATTAATAGATGAAACTACTCATTGTGTCTACAACTATGATGGGGAAATTAATTTGAATTATAGCTACAATATCCGGG GAACGttcgaaacatatatatataacgatATAAATCGCATTGAGGCTTCCACTTCAACTAATGCCATCATTACTGTAACAGTAACCCGTGCTATTTTAGGGTTCTTTTTACCATTTTTGATCATCACTGCCTGCTACCTCTGCCTAGCCTGGAAGCTGCAGAACTCCaggtttggcaaagtgggcagcAAAACACGGAAAGTAGCAACGGGTATAGTTATTGCATTTTGTGTGTCCTGGGCCCCCTACCACATTGTCGGCATTGGTATGCTTTTTCTAGAAAGCCCAACCTTAACGGCGCTTGACCACTTATCACAGGGACTGGCATATGCCAACTGCTGTGTCAATCCCATCCTGTATGTCTTCATGGGAAAAGATTTCAAGAATAAGTTGCAGAAATCTTTTCATGTGCTGATGGAAAGTGTATTTAGTGAGGAGGTAACACGGACCACTGGACATGACAAAAGTGAGAAAAGCAGAAAAAACAGCATAACTGTGTGA